ATTGAGCAAGATTGGCGGTTCAGCCATTGGATCATATAGTTTTACTGGAGTTCTACCTATTAACTGCCATCCACCGGGGCTATCGATTGGATATATGCCGGTTTGTTTTCCTGCAATGCCTGTTGATCCTGCAGGTATGACGGTCCTTGGCACTTCAAGTCTAGGTGTTTCTATTCGGTCATCCATTCCACCCAAGTATCCAAATCCCGGTGTAAATCCAAGCATATACAATAGATAATCTGTACCTGTATGAATTTCTATAACTTCACTTTCACTGAGATTATTATGTTCGGCTACATGTGCGATATCAGGTCCATATTCACCACCATATACAGTTGGCAGCTCAACTATTCTCACATCACTTGAACCCGATTCTCCAATGTTTAAAGCGATTTCTTTTAAAAGTTCTACCATGTCATGATATTTAATAATAGACGGATTGTAACTGATGAGTATTGATCTATAAGTTGGCAGAATTTCCTCGACTCCCTCAGGCGTATTATTGTCTAATAGTGCTACCATCCCCCTGATTTTAGCATTTATCTCGGGACTAATCGAGTTTCCAAATTCCATGAGTACCGACTTATCACCTGCAGGTATATATTTAATTTCACTATACATATTTCACCATCTCTTTTATGCAAACAGATTCTTAAGTCCTGACAATGATCTGACTCCTAAGAATAATGAAGCAGCTACTACTATTATTCCAAGAATTAAAAGCCACTTAGGATGTTTATATTCACCCACAACCTTTTTATTGCCGGAAGCAAGGAGAACTGTACCTAATGTCAATGGCAATATCAGTCCATTCAAAGATCCCGCTAATATAAGTAATTTAACCGGTCTTCCTATAGTTATAAAGATTATTGTAGATATTGCAATAAAACCGATTATCCATTTATTCTGATTATCCTTAACAATTGGTGAGAAACTAGTTAAGAA
The sequence above is a segment of the Peptoniphilaceae bacterium AMB_02 genome. Coding sequences within it:
- the pxpB gene encoding 5-oxoprolinase subunit PxpB; its protein translation is MYSEIKYIPAGDKSVLMEFGNSISPEINAKIRGMVALLDNNTPEGVEEILPTYRSILISYNPSIIKYHDMVELLKEIALNIGESGSSDVRIVELPTVYGGEYGPDIAHVAEHNNLSESEVIEIHTGTDYLLYMLGFTPGFGYLGGMDDRIETPRLEVPRTVIPAGSTGIAGKQTGIYPIDSPGGWQLIGRTPVKLYDPMAEPPILLNAGDYVRFVPVDEEEYLRIKEQVDKGEYVVNIIHGGEVRENN